The Arachis ipaensis cultivar K30076 chromosome B03, Araip1.1, whole genome shotgun sequence region TCCCTCTAAAATCATTGGAAGATCCTATCCCTCTAAAATCATGCTAAAGCGAGGGAATATGGCACTATACCTCACCAAAAGAAATAGTCAGCTATATAAAACTCCGGGATGGTCTCCAAACAACTCTCTGATAATTGGTCCAACCTCCTCGGGAATAGACTCTTCATTGGACTCTAAATCTGTCTCCAAGGTTCATCCACTGCCAGATTAGAGTGTGTGGCCTGAGCAGCTGCAACATGGTGCCCCAAGGGTGATCTGGCATTGGCTAAACCTCTGTAGTCGGGAATCGGAAAATGCTAAGTAAGATCTAGTTCAACTTTGTGTACATACGAAAAACCTGGAAATGGTACATTGTAGTGCGGTCTACCATATTGAGAGAATGAGGAAAAAGAAATTGGCCTCCGGCTGGATGTAGCTCCGCTAAAGTAAACTCGTATGGCATGTCTGGATCAAAATATGGGCTATGTACAGAAAATCTAAAACTACGGTTGCGTAAAGCATAAATGCGGGTTCTAGGTGTTCCCCACATGAAGACTCCACCCCGCACGAGGTCTTCATAACTCAAGACAAGAGGAATTTCAAAGATCACCGCCGATCCCATCTGGGGAGGggaacaagaaaagaaaagaagggtGACAATCTAAAGTTCCAGTAGAGTGAAAGGGATCCTAAGGTCTTGGTTTCTATGTTTTGGTCAAACAAAGTAAAAGGAAAACAACCGAGTAACATATTCATTTATATATAACAGAAAACAAACATATGCAATTAAAGTAATTTCAATATCAAACACAAGTAATTTGCAAGTGCGCAACAAACATGATGCATGCATGTCCCTAGTGCAAACCATGAGCTCACACATCGATCTTCTCTCCGTAGCCCGACGTTACCCAAGGTTATGCTCGGATATAGTTTCTCAACTCAGTCAGTAATGCAACTTGATGGTATGCGCCTAGAAGAGAGACAACTTTCTCGGAGGCGTTCCTACCCCACACGTTCCTCCTTCTCACCCGCTAATCCACTCTGGTTTCGTTGGAGCGAACCTCACCCCTTCTCACTAGACAGTCCGCTTTGGTCCATCAGGGCTACcactaatttatataattaattctGGTCTTCCCTAGAATATTCACACTTCATTTCAGCATAATTACTTTTGCTAAAGTCTTCTTGGTATCTTGGCACCTACTTTAAATTCTAACATGTTCTTCTAATCTCCTCTTAGAATATTTAGCTTAACATCCTACTGGCGACTGACTTTCTGTTTGATAATTAGTATAACGAATGGCCTCGAAATTGTACAAATTTTATATTCACGTCTCCGACGGACTGAAGTTTATGACAATGCCCATTATGCATGGTTTCAATGCCTGTACCTAAAATTATGCGTACAAAACAGTGACTGCTATATACAGATCACCGACTCAGCACCTATTGACTTTCTAAGGCCCATATATATTGTGAAAAACTCACGTACGAGACCTTTACTTATACAATGTAATTTTGTaggtaaaaaaaatataagaatagCAGAGAACAATGATTTTAATAAATTCATGAAAAATTCAATTCTAACCAATTGTCCTTCAAAATTTGTGACCTTAAACTCGTTTAGATTTCAAGCAAATCAAATTTCAGATCAATATTATGTCACACGAAAAAGATATACAGCTGGATACGTAGCCCTATTTTGGAGAACGTTGTTTTTAAAGGTcagtgtacaagatgtctctggtacgggttgagagatggatcgggaacCTGCGGGTCGAGGCGGATGCCAGATCACTTGACTGGGgcgatggggggaggtacctgcaaagacactccgacgctcaagtcagaatggatctgagaggtataaggtgtgaggaatgaatgaatacctggagggacctgggtcctctatttataggtgatggagaatatcttatcttatcttatttggctaagataagggagacgtttgaattcgaaagtcggttaggaATCTGAGAGTGCCATTTTCGGGCCTTCTAGAAGTGGAGAACGGGTCGGACCCGGGGAACCGGTGTTGGGTTCGGTCTTGGATCCGGAAtggtgggccggatccgtaacagttgcccccgcagcggggGAGCGAACAAGGTCGGTCTGTCGCTGAAAGGCGCGATGCTTGTCCGTGGGCTTCAGTTTGTCTCGGGAGTTCGTTTGTTTTTTGGAGGGAGATCGGTGCCTCGGCTCCGGTTTCGCTTGAAGGCTCGTCTGACCGTTTTTTGGTTTGACATGACTCCTCCGATTCTGCCGTGTCTGTTGCGTTCTTCGAGGCTTTATTAGCTTCTTTTTTCGAGGGAGGGTCATTAAATGTGAAGGGACGTTTTCCCTCTTCTGCCCATACTAGCTTTAACTGCGCCTAGGGGCAATTGGGTCTTTTCACCCCTCTCTTTGAAAccgttttggatttttatttcagTTCCCTCGCTCGtttccctttctttttcctttttccattCTCTTCTGAAGAATTTCTATCTGAACAGAAAGTCTCCTCCTTTCTCTGTGGTcttttgttttttggtttttgcttGCTGCTTCTGCTTTTCGAGCTTTCTCAAGTGTTCTTTCTACATTTCCAGGTTAGCGCGTTTCGTTTATTCTTTCCTGTTATTTTGTGAATGCTGCTCTGTCTTTTGCCATGCATTGTTCTGCCTGTTTTTAGTTTTGCGTTGAACTGGTTTCTTTGGGGGGGTAGTTTTTTGAGTTTTTGGAGGGGTTGAGCACCGCCGTGTTCATTCGGTGATTGCGGTGTACCGCCGTGTTGGTTTGGTAGTGGTGTGTAGGTTTCTGTCTTGCTTCTGTCTAGGGTTAGCAGGCTGATGGTGGTGCTCCTCCCTGTTTTAGGTATGCAACGGCGGAGAAATGAGGGTGTGAGAGCTCCAGTAGCCCCTTCCAGGGGCGTTCCCAATCGTTATGGTTGGGTGACTAGTGATGTATGGGGCGTTccgtcgcggatgacggaggGCGACCTTCAACGGCTCCGTGATCAGGGGGGCCatctgtggtggtggtgatgaggaGGGGCGGTATGAGCTCGTCCTCCCGGATGCCGACGAGCGCGTTTGTTACTTGAATCTGCATTCCCCCACCGTTCCGGATTGGATGTGGGTTTATGAGTCGATGTTCACTCGGCTTGGCGTGCGACTCCCCTTCTCGCCGTTTGTTCAGGATCTGTTGAGTCGGTGTTCCGTGGCGCCGTCTCAACTTCACCCGAACAGATGGGCTGCTGTGCGGTCGTTTGAGTTGGTGTGCCGGTATCTCGACCTTCCGGCTTCCGttcctgtttttctttttcttttcttatgcaCTCTCTCGACTAAGgaggggaagcataagaagggGTATATGTCTTTCCGTGCTCAGCCTCATCGCCGTATTTTTGGCTTATTTGAGGATTCTTTTCATGGTTTTAAATGGGAGTATTTCAAGGTGCGTCCTGTCCAGGGGCACCATCCATTCTGGCTGTCGCCGGAGGGCGTACGTCAGTTTTCGACATACTGGAATTTCCAAGCTGGCCCGTCGGTTCTGACTAAATTCACCTACGATGGTTTGTCCCAGGAGGATAAGGACGTTGCCAATGTTTTGTGGCATTTGTTTGGTGAGCGTCCGTTGAATCCTCGGGACGTTATGGGGGATCCCGAGGCTTGTCGGGCGTATATTGGTGTGTGCCTTGTCTTCTTTTCCCGATTTTATGTgttctatttttctctttttgtaacttactttgttattttttatttctttcagttgagatggctggtgggCTGACTTCTCTGGCTAGGTTGAAGGCGGCGATGGGCCGGGAGGAGGGATCCTCGTCTCCTTCTACCCCTGTCTCCAATCCTGCCGTGGAATCTCAACCGGTTTCTCAGGAGGTGATTTCCTCGGCTGCACGGGCCGAGGTTCAAGTTTTCCCTGGCCCTGCGAACTCTCCTGAGGTTGTGGTGGTGTCGGCtgctgaggcttctcggaagagaaGGAGGCCTGAGGACCCGAGCAGCGAGACTTTTGAGGAGGGTTTGGTGCCTAGTGTGATGGATCGTCGTTTTGATGCCCCGGGTTTCATTGATCAGGATTTGATGCCTGGTACGGAGCCTTATTTTGATGGCTGTGATGTCTCGTTCCAGGCCAAGTCGGTGTATCGTGCTCTCCTTCGTTCTGCTGTTGTTGTTCGGAAGACTGAGCCCGTGATGGCTCAGGTCGATTTATTGGACAAGAAACTTCGCCAATCTCAGGCTGAGGTGGCtaagttgaaggaggagctcgaggctGCCGAGATTGCGAGGGAGAAGGCGGTGAAGTCTTCTGAAGAAGCCGGGGCGGAGATTCTCCGGCTCTCCGAGGTTGAGACTTCACTCCTTTCTCAGCTAGGTGAGGAGCGGCGCAAGGCTTCCGATGCGGGTTCCCGGGCTGCCGTACTTCTTGGTGAGACGGAGGCTCTGACTGCCGAGGTTGCTGCATTGAAGAGGGAGAAAACGGAACTGCTGGCCGATGCTAAAGGATCAATTGCTGCTACCGAGGAGACGATGAAGGCGCAGGCCCTGGTGCTTGCTCCGGGAATGGATGTGTCCGTGATGGGAGCATTCAAGACCGTTCGTGATGGCCGGATAGTCGACCTCGAGTAGCTTTATCTTTGTAATTTTTGTTCTTCCGCTCTTTTAGACTTACTTTGTTTTTTGGATACTTTTGGTTTGGCCGTGGGCCGTGTAACCGTGACTCCGTagcttttgaattttgttttaatgACTTTTCCAGCCGTTCGGGCTCTTTTCGTATGTTCCGTTTTAAAGCTATTCCGTTTAATTAATCTTACTCCCATATTTGGGATGAGTGGACCGTCGTGTGGTCGGGTTTATATGGATATTCGTGGGTTGGGCCCGGAGGGTGATCGGTCCTCCAGTTGTGGCCGTGTCATTGTTCCGTATTTGGGACATTGTGTGAAAAAATAAGGAATTTAGGGATAGCTTTGTAATGTGATTTTATTGATgggtgggcctcgttaaaaccctccgttgTTGGCGGGAAAGAGTACCCGAGTTTGATACATAGGCGTAGGTTGTGAACTCTCGCCGAATGACTCCGTGGTTGTATCTTAGGCTGATTCtttgttttagggctagctctcTGAGATGGGCTACGCTTCTTATTTCGTCAGTGAGGTCTCGTTCTGCTTTTTCGTCGTTGCCTCCGATTGTTCTTCGCGGGCTTGGGTCGCCGATTTCAACTGGGATAATAGCTTCCGTGCCGTAGGTTAATCGAAAGGGGGTTTCCCCGGTAGCTGTCTGGGGGGTCGTGCGGTACGACCATAAGACCGATCCGAGTTCGTCCGCCCATAGCCCTTTGGCTTCGTCGAGTCGTTTCTTGAGGCGTTTGACTATTATTTTGTTTGCTGATTCCacctgcccgtttgtttgggggtgttctaccgagctaAAGCGGTGGGATATGCGTAGTCCACTTAGGAATTCCTTGAATTTTGTGTCGGCGAACtgggttccgttgtccgagatgacgatctcggggatcccgaatCGGGTGATGATTTGTCGCCAGAGGAATTTTCGACATTGGGTCGCCGTGATAGAGGCTAGTGGCTCGTCCTTGATCCATTTGGTGAAAtagtctatggcgacgatgagataTCGGAGTTGGCCTGGTGCCGTGGGAAAAGGTCCGACAAGGTCGATCCCCCATGTGCCGAATGGCCATTCTGCCGATATGATGCTGAGCTGGTGCGGGGCGGCTTGGTGGATGTTGGCATGCCTTTGACATTTATCGCAGTTTTTCACTAGTTGCATGGAGTCCCGGATGATCGTGGGCCAGAAGTAGCCGGCGCGGATGACTTTTTGGGCAAGGGTTTTACCTCCGATGTGGTGGCCGCAACAGCCTTCATGGATTTCGCGTAGTATGTATTCCGTGCTCCCGGGCTTGACacatttgagcaggggttgcgagaGTCCACGTTTGTATAGTTGTCCTGCGACGACCGTATAGCCGGCGGCCTCCCTTTTTATtcgtttttcctctttggggtctTCGGGCAGTGTTCTGTTGAGGAGGTACTGTAGGATGGGGTAGGTCCATGACTTGTGGTGGGAGTGTGTCAGGTGGGTGTCGGCTGTTAGGGATACAGACGGCGTTTTGACGACCTCCTGAATTAGCGATTTGTTGCCGTGTCCTAGTTTGGTGCTAGCAAGTTTAGAGAAGAGGTCGGCTCTGGCGTTTCTTTCCCTGGGGACGTGCTGTATGGTTACCTGGTCAAATTCTTCTTTTAGTTTGTTGACCTTGGCGAGGTATTGTTGTAGTAGGGGATCTCGCGTTTGGTAGTCTCCGTTGATTTGGGAACTGACTACTTGCGAATCCGTGTTGATTTCCAGGATTTTTGCCCCGACTTCGCTGGCTAGGGTTAGGCCTGCCAggagggcctcgtattctgcttggttgtttgagaccGGAAAATCATATTAGACCGATTGTTCGATCACGACGCCGTTTTGGCTTTCCAGAATGACTCCGGCGCCTCCGGAAGTGACGTTCGAGGAGCCGTCGACGTGTAGTTTCCATGACTCGGGAGGGGTGTTTCCCGGGGTCATctcggcgatgaagtcggccatggCCTGTGCTTTGATTGCGTATCGGGGTTCGAACTTGATGTCGAATTGGGATAGTTCGACGGACCATGCTAGCATTCTACCCGCTAGGTCGGGCTTCTGTAGTACCTGTTTGACTGCTTGGTCGGTTCGAACCGTTACGGGGTGGGCTTGGAAATATTGTCGCAGGCGTCGGGACGCCGTGAGGAGGGCAAAGGCTAGTTTTTCTAGGCGCGAGTAGCGGGTCTCTGCgtcttgtaggactttgcttgTGAAATATATAGGTTTTTGctcctttttcttgttttctcgGATGAGTGCCGCCGCGAGTGTTtcttccgttatggagaggtataaGTATAGGGTTTcccctgtttggggtttggcgagAATCGGTGGTTCCGCTAGGGTTTTCTTGAAGTGTTGGAATGCCGCTTCGCACTCCTCTTTCCACATGAAGGGGGCTCCTTTCTTCATTAGTTTGAAGAAGGGGATTGCTTTTTGGGCTGACGCTCCGAGAAAGCGAGATAGGGCTGTCAGTCGACCGGTGAGCTTCTGAACGTCGCGCAGGTTTTTTGGGCTCGTCATCTCGAGGATGGCACGACATTTCTCCGGGTTGGCTTCAACTCCGCGTTGTGTAATCATGAAGCCGAGGAACTTCCCTGCCTCCATTCCGAAGGCGCACTTTGTTGGGTTGAGTCGCATTTGGTGCCTTCTTAGGGTGTCCATTATGACCTTGAGGTCGCTGATGAGTTGTTCGTTTGAGTCAGTTttggcgagcatgtcgtctatgtagacttctagttTTGTTCCGGATAGGTTCTGGAATATTTTGTTGACGAGCCGTTGGTACGTTGCTCCGGCGTTTTTCAAACCGAAGGGCATGACTGTGTAGCAGTACGTGCCGTCGGGGGTGatgaacgccgttttttcctcgtcgggtcggtgcatgggtatctgattgtagccggagtatgcgtccataaagctGAGGTATCGATGTCCGGATGCGGAGTCCACTAGTCCGTCGATGTTTGGCAGGGGAAAGgcatcttttgggcaggctttgttgaggtccgtatagtcgacgcacattcgccatttcccgttGGATTTCTTTACAAGTACAACGTTTGCTAACCAGGTTGTGTAGGGGAGTTCTCGGATGAAGTTTGCTTCGAGCAGGGCTTGTACTTGTCTCTTGACTTCGGCCGCTCGGTCTGCtgacatttttcttcttctttgtgctaCGGGTTTGGCTTTGGGGTTTACGGCTAGCTGGTGGGACATGAAGTCGGGGTCtatccccggcatgtcggctggcgtGAAAGCGAACAGGTCTctgttttgttttaaaaattgggAAAGGTCTTCTTTTAGGTCATAGGGGAGGTTCCTGTTGATGAAGGTGTACTCGTCCTTGGTTTGTCCTATTTGCAGTTTCTCCATGTCGCCTTCCGGTTCGGGTCTAGGTTGGCCGTCTTGTCGGGCGCCTAGGTCGGCTAGGAATATCCCGGCAGCGTCACGGGATTTTTTTCATAAAGccaggctggtgttgtcgcattctgCCGCGATTTCCCGATCTCCATGGATGGTCCCGATGGAGTCGTCCTCCGCTACGAACTTCATAAGGAGGTACTTGGTAAAGATGATGGCCGAAAAGTCATTGATCGTCTTTCTTCCGAGGATGACGTTGTAGGCAgtggagtcttttaggaccaCGAATTCGGCTATGATTGTCCTCCTCTTGTCACCGGTTCCTATGGTGAGGGGGAGTGTGATGGAGCCTTCCGGTTTGAGGAAGTTGTCCCCGAGTCCCGTGACACCGTTGCGGTGCGTCTGGAGATTTTCATCGCGGAGCCCAAGCTTGTCGAAGGCCCCTCGAAAGAGGATGTTGGAATCTGCGCCGGTGTCTACTAGTATTCTTCGGACTAGTCCGGTTCCGATTCTCGCCGAGATCACGAAGGGTGCGTCTTCGGCTGCGGTGCCGTGCTGGCAGTCCTCGGGTAGGAAGGTTATTGCTTTGTTGGTCACGGGAGTTTGGAGAATTTGCCTATTCTCGGTGTCCGGCTGGTCGGCCTCGGGTGGTCCCGTTGATTCTCTTTGGGTGTTGGGTTATGGTGAGGAGCTGAATTACCGCGTTGGGTGTTGCCGTGCTGCCGTTTGTTGGCCgcgacgacctggctgacttcttcgtcgttgATGTAGTCTTTGGCGATGTTCTGGATCTCATGCATGGTCCATACTGgtctggtggtgaggtgtttgcgaaaatcttcgttcatTAGCCCATTGGTCAGGCAAAGGCTTGCGACGAaatccgtgagtccgtcgaccgttaggcattcgtcgttgaagcggtcgaggtattttcttgtggattCGTCTTGTTTTTGTGTGACCCCAAGCAAGCTGATGGGGTGCTTGGCTTTAGTGATCCTTgtagtgaactgggccatgaattTTCGT contains the following coding sequences:
- the LOC110269470 gene encoding uncharacterized protein LOC110269470, which gives rise to MAGGLTSLARLKAAMGREEGSSSPSTPVSNPAVESQPVSQEVISSAARAEVQVFPGPANSPEVVVVSAAEASRKRRRPEDPSSETFEEGLVPSVMDRRFDAPGFIDQDLMPGTEPYFDGCDVSFQAKSVYRALLRSAVVVRKTEPVMAQVDLLDKKLRQSQAEVAKLKEELEAAEIAREKAVKSSEEAGAEILRLSEVETSLLSQLGEERRKASDAGSRAAVLLGETEALTAEVAALKREKTELLADAKGSIAATEETMKAQALVLAPGMDVSVMGAFKTVRDGRIVDLE